From Arctopsyche grandis isolate Sample6627 chromosome 12, ASM5162203v2, whole genome shotgun sequence, one genomic window encodes:
- the LOC143920223 gene encoding dnaJ homolog subfamily C member 16-like, with product MNSLKKNFIPVQVLCRCISSTSSLFTDHYSILGIHRKSTQAEIKAAYYKLSKMYHPDKNKDFEAIKKFRDVNEAYEVLGNINMKKLYDKGVYQGFKSPDRPDTPEERFHKSRANRHKVPMYGKTTIYDFDSWTKEHYSETFQSHLKERETKRQGHQRRQENQKLNEMTFSIFPMLIIVMVILSISLFSKEDYDIVQKKK from the exons atgaattcgttgaaaaaaaattttattcctGTCCAAGTTTTATGTCGGTGTATCAGCAGTACTAGTTCTCTTTTTACAGATCATTATTCTATTCTTGGTATTCATCGGAAAAGTACACAAGCCGAAATTAAAGCagcatattataaattatcaaaaatgtacCATCCAGACAAAAAcaaa gatTTCGAAGCAATCAAGAAGTTCAGAGATGTGAATGAAGCTTACGAAGTTCTTGgaaatattaatatgaaaaaattgtatgataaag gAGTTTATCAGGGCTTTAAATCCCCAGACAGGCCTGATACACCAGAAGAAAGATTTCACAAATCGCGAGCAAACAGGCACAAAGTTCCGATGTACGGTAAAACCACAATATATGATTTTGATAGTTG GACAAAAGAACATTATAGTGAAACTTTCCAAAGTCATCTAAAAGAGAGGGAGACTAAACGACAGGGTCATCAAAGAAGACAGGAAAACcaaaaattgaatgaaatgaCTTTTTCCATTTTTCCAATGCTAATCATAGTTATGGTTATACTTTCAATATCTCTATTTTCAAAAGAAGATTATGAtattgtgcaaaaaaaaaagtga
- the beag gene encoding IC cytokine homolog beag, with translation MPQEEAVSSGGGAGGGGGAEECPGSQRLTNDDFRRLLMTPRGAPTPAHHHHTATPAPNTSTATPSETEDKGELRRKKKSFYAALKKQEDNKLAELAEKYRDRARERRDNANPDYTAEDPAANTSNAYRAVAPDIKSGLDAKERRRQMIQESKFLGGDMEHTHLVKGLDYALLQKVRSEIHTCELEQEQQLEQLANGADKEKEKREKEEEDEMQFKTTVGRDIYKTLAAFRSKHVERNEMFTPGRMAYVIDLEDDGGAGETDIPTTLIRSRAEIPATTTGQPTLTTNDIVINKLAQVLSYLRHGARHSNKNRKNKDKTNKTTSTKVVDDSIYGDIGDYVPSRVVPEKGDNHDKDKNRGRDDSEKNKGYFDKPLEREREEVVPSGTRVRAANLLSRLAAEPEGYAECYPGLREMDDAIEDSDDEADYTKMDIGNKKGPIGRWDFDTQEEYSAYMNQREALPKAAFQYGVKTMDGRKTRKTNKEKNDKAELDREWQQIQNIIQKRKVPKDKSNDEPDFKVPKY, from the exons ATGCCACAAGAAGAGGCGGTGAGCAGCGGGGGTGGGGCGGGGGGCGGAGGAGGAGCCGAGGAATGTCCGGGATCGCAGCGGCTGACGAACGACGACTTCCGTCGACTGCTGATGACGCCGCGAGGAGCGCCTACTCCTGCACACCACCATCACACTGCTACACCCGCTCCCAATACCAG CACTGCAACTCCATCAGAAACTGAAGACAAAGGTGAATTAAGAAGGAAGAAAAAATCTTTCTATGCTGCTTTAAAAAAACAAGAAGATAATAAACTTGCCGAATTGGCGGAAAAATACCGCGATCGTGCTAGAGAAAGAAGAGACAATGCTAATCCTGATTATACTGCCGAAGATCCCGCCGCGAATACCAGTAACGCGTACAGAGCTGTGGCCCCCGATATTAAGTCAGGATTGGACGCCAAGGAAAGGAGACGTCAAATGATCCAG GAATCCAAATTCTTGGGTGGTGATATGGAACACACTCATTTAGTGAAAGGATTGGATTATGCTCTTTTGCAAAAAGTTAGATCAGAAATTCACACTTGCGAACTGGAACAGGAGCAGCAGTTGGAACAGTTAGCTAACGGTGCTGATAAAGAAAAAGAGAAGAGAGAAAAGGAAGaa gAAGATGAAATGCAATTCAAAACTACTGTTGGGCGAGATATATACAAGACTTTAGCAGCTTTTCG GAGTAAACACGTTGAGAGAAATGAAATGTTTACTCCTGGAAGAATGGCTTACGTTATCGATTTGGAGGATGATGGTGGAGCCGGAGAAACTGATATACCAACAACACTAATACGCAGCCGTGCTGAAATACCAGCTACTACAACCGGTCAACCGACCCTCACAACAAATGATATTGTCATTAATAAACTTGCACAAGTTCTTTCATACTTGAGGCATGGCGCTCGTCATAGCAATAAAAATCGTAAAAACAAG gataaaacaaataaaactacTAGTACTAAAGTAGTTGACGATTCGATTTACGGTGATATTGGTGATTATGTTCCGTCTCGTGTAGTACCAGAAAAGGGAGACAATCATGACAAAGATAAAAATAGGGGAAGAGATGATAGCGAGAAGAATAAGGGCTATTTCGACAAACCGCTAGAAAGAGAAAGAGAAGAAG tcgTGCCATCTGGTACAAGAGTGCGTGCAGCAAATCTTCTCTCTCGGTTAGCTGCGGAACCTGAAGGTTATGCCGAATGCTATCCAGGCTTGCGAGAAATGGATGATGCTATTGAGGACTCCGACGATGAAGCAGACTATACCAAAATGGACATTGGAAATAAAAAAGGACCCATTG GACGTTGGGATTTCGATACACAAGAGGAGTACTCGGCATATATGAATCAAAGGGAAGCCTTGCCGAAAGCTGCGTTCCAATATGGAGTAAAGACAATGGATGGCAGAAAAACTAGGAAAACTAACAAAGAAAAAAACGACAAAGCGGAATTAGATAGGGAATGGCAACAA ATTCAAAACATAATTCAGAAGAGGAAGGTTCCAAAAGATAAGTCGAATGATGAACCAGATTTCAAAGTaccgaaatattaa
- the LOC143920230 gene encoding NPC intracellular cholesterol transporter 2-like: MIKFVAPCIIFALLQFQSITEATVVQTCTGIQSPIYVNVTGCDVEPCKFVLGTTAEMYLSFVAPFTSNTLVPKATAHLAGVSVPYPLGDNACPNLVNGKCPIQEKDKLLYRFTLPIAGFPEISFVLEFKLEGDGKKPVTCFKVKAAVVKG; the protein is encoded by the exons ATGATTAAATTCGTAGCGCCGTGCATCATCTTCGCTTTACTTCAGTTCCAGTCCATTACGGAGGCAACTGTTGTACAAACGT GTACAGGAATTCAATCACCCATTTACGTCAATGTAACGGGTTGTGATGTAGAACCTTGTAAATTTGTGCTCGGTACCACTGCAGAAATGTACCTATCTTTTGTAGCAC cTTTCACCAGCAATACATTGGTACCAAAAGCAACAGCACATCTTGCCGGAGTTTCAGTTCCTTATCCACTCGGAGATAACGCCTGTCCAAATTTAGTGAATGGAAAATGTCCAATCCAGGAAAAAGATAAACTTCTGTATAGATTCACTTTACCCATCGCCGGCTTTCCTGAG ATAAGTTTTGTATTGGAATTCAAATTGGAAGGAGATGGAAAGAAACCAGTTACATGCTTTAAAGTAAAGGCTGCTGTTGTAAAAGgataa